A region from the Penaeus monodon isolate SGIC_2016 chromosome 17, NSTDA_Pmon_1, whole genome shotgun sequence genome encodes:
- the LOC119583451 gene encoding probable ATP-dependent RNA helicase spindle-E — translation MTDIEEDTFTATMLTAEDEDTQKTQVYLQYDFSKRNHQSALPVFNARKEVLAKIEEHQVVIIGGETGSGKSTQVPQFILDDAVEKHQHCNIIVTQPRKIAATSLARRVCRERGWQLGKIVGYQVPTYLLNIFTNYVTFSQTRT, via the exons ATGACAGACATAGAGGAAGACACATTTACAGCAACCATGTTAACTGCTGAAGATGAGGATACACAGAAGACTCAAGTGTATTTGCAATATGATTTCTCCAAAAGAAATCATCAGTCGGCTCTTCCAGTTTTCAATGCACGCAAAGAG GTTCTGGCAAAAATTGAAGAACATCAAGTTGTGATAATAGGTGGAGAAACAGGTAGTGGCAAATCAACTCAAGTTCCTCAGTTTATCTTAGATGATGCTGTTGAAAAACATCAGCACTGTAACATAATAGTCACTCAGCCTCGAAAAATTGCAGCAACATCTCTGGCTCGTCGGGTTTGCAGAGAAAGAGGGTGGCAACTAGGCAAGATTGTCGGCTACCAGGTACCTACATATCTACTAAATATATTTACCAATTATGTGACATTTTCTCAAACAAGAACTTGA